ATATTTTTATAAAAAAACATTTCTAAATTATTTACTTCAATATCCTTAATATTGCTATCTAATGATCCTTCTCTTGTGCACGATTTAATTACATCAAAAAGGGAGATATTATGTCTTGATAAAAATTCTTTTTTCTGTATTATTGTTTCTGGATATTTATCATTAAATATTTCCGATAAAATTCTATAAAATCTATTTTGAGAATGCATATAATAAAATCCATATTCTAGACTTTTAACAGATGGAAAAGAACCTAAGATCAAATACTTAGTATCTTTTGAAATAAATGGATCAAGACCTTTTAAGACCTGCTTCATATAATGCGATAGCAACCGCGGTAGGTAAATTTAA
The Firmicutes bacterium CAG:345 DNA segment above includes these coding regions:
- a CDS encoding putative uncharacterized protein (product inferred by homology to UniProt), producing MKQVLKGLDPFISKDTKYLILGSFPSVKSLEYGFYYMHSQNRFYRILSEIFNDKYPETIIQKKEFLSRHNISLFDVIKSCTREGSLDSNIKDIEVNNLEMFFYKNIKIACTGKTAFNLFKKYYPDIEVHYLSSPSPANQKYFDRTTYADFFGQNVHKKFILNTIMRKYRIYF